The window TTTAACTATTTCAACCTGTTAGATTTGTCTATTAATTCTGTCATGGTCAAGTTTTATACAGTAGGAAGCTTTCTTGTTTCCAGCCTTGTCTGTCTCAGGGAATGCCAAGTGGAATGGTGAAGGAGAGGTAGTCGCCCACCTCACCCCATTCTGCTCTGAAGTGTTGGAATATGGTTATCCATGTGGTGAGTACTGCAACCCACAGTAGCAACCCCAGCCCTGAACGCTTTACATCTGAAAGAGAGATGTCATTTATTGTATTCATGTTTGCATAGAAACTGCATGCTTTACTAATACAAAGCCAACTTTGTTTTAGCTGGATCATCTTATCTCATCATGGATCATAGGCCTACAGCTCATAAGACACAACCTGTAAcataaatgtattatttatcCAGTATGTGGATGAGCCACAGCAAACCTGGACAACTAATAATTTGTACAGGAATCTTTAGCTATATTAATTCACATAACTTTATCTGTGTACTCACATGTTTTGATCTGGAGTTGTTCAGTATATGTTGGCTTTACAAAGGCCTCTTTGAAAAACCACACCACATTCACCAGCCACAGGAATGGAAGGAATGCAAATccccctgagagagagaaagtcattacagtattactacacacacacacacatatacatttgaagtctacatacacttaggttggagtcattaaaacgtgtttttcaaccatCAATTCACAACACTAACATTGGGTAGTTCATGATTTCACATGGCTTATAATTAGAGCACAGCACTTGGTAGTTCACTTACCTAAATAGTATTTCTTGCAGAGGGTGAGTTTCTCCTCATTTGGAAGGCGCTCTAGGTTCATGTCGATTTCCTGTTATTTCCCCCTTAGTATTGACAGCTTTTCAAAGAGACCTTGAAGTACGAAGGAAGAGTATAAAAGTGAGAGGGTCTTTTGAAGCTCTAGACTGGCACATGTCGGCTTCATGGAACTGCCCGTCTGTAAAATGAGGGTGCCCCCTATAGATAAGAGTGGAACAAGTCTTGTGTTTCCACCCAACTTTTGCCTGGCTATCTTCCCAGATTACAcgataaaataacatttaaacaCCAATTTTGCGAACTATTTAAGTATTTTAAGGGGAAATGTGTAGGCTAGTAGCTAAGTTTTGCAGTCGAAAATACTGCGTGCTGGATGGCTAACAATatatactacaatgttaacagcaATTGTCCTCTATAGGAACCGCTATTACAGAAAAGACAGCATTAATAATATTTTCCGAGGCTTTTACCTGTAATCTTTAATTAAATAGATGTCAAATAGCTCTAAATTGCTTGACAAATTAACGTTAAACAGCTCAAAACATCAACACAAAAGAGCATTTAAACTCGTTCCTTTCCGCTTCCTGCTCCAGTTTTCTGAAGAGGGGGATGTGACATCCATGCTGCCCCCCCGCCAGTTCATTGTGGGTAATGCAGTTCAGATAGCGTAAATAGAAACGTATGTTTTGGCATTTAAATTTTAATATATTTCAACAATGTAATTCACTTTTGCTCGTAGTAAATCACCCATGATTTCTGACAGTGCAGATTATCTGAATTGCCATGCAAAAGATGTGCAAAATATGTGCCTTGCCGTTGCAAAATTACTGTTAACCCGCCTGTTTTATTCTGTGAATATTTTCCATCAATGAAGTTTACTACAATATACAACCACAATTCTCTTCTTATCAATGCAAAAAATATAGGCATAGACTTGTGGATGTTTTCAATTCTTCTTTTCAAATTATGTTTCGAGCTTGATTCAGGTGCATTGACTCTCTTCTTCTCAAATTATGTTTAGAGCTTGATTTAAGTgcatagactctctctctctctcatgtaagGAGCGTGCACATAATGTACATTGGTTCATTCAGTATGATCATATCAGAAGACGAGGACATGCCGCTCGGCCACTGAGGAATAGGGACAAGCCTAAACATCTTGGTACAGCGGTAGATGGCCATTcacaaaatgtgtatttttttttgcatGGAGGGAAGCTGGGCCTTGTAGTTACTTATCAATAATCGTAATGGCTGTAATCAAACGATGATGTGTCCTTTGTTTAATATCAAATGGGTTTATTACTTGCATTACATATTGCATTGTACACACCACTCCTATAAATTCCAATCATAATTTAAATAAAGATTTTTCATTTACCCTGTGAAGCTTTTCTTGGACTTACTTCATTTCCCGGCAGCCTTGCGGGGTCCCCCCTCCCTATCTCGCGCCTTCCCTCTTGTCTCACCTCAAGTTGCTATCGGTGTTGTTTTTGAAGCTATGATGGCGGCAGCGGGATGCGGATCAGCAACCGCGGCTGCCATAGGAGGCCAAGTTGGTACTGCTGCACCCCGAGGTCGCTTCCCTGGTCGGCCTTGGTCGTCTCGCAGCCGCTTGCGTTCTGAGAAGCGATGGCAACTCGACCGATCAGGGGCAGAAGCTGACGATGTGACTAATGCTGGAGGCCCAAGGCCCACAAGCCTGGTTCTCTCGTTAAACGAGGACCAGTCTCACTTGCGTTTACTTGGGATAGAGTCGAACCACAAGAGCTTAGCGGAGGCTGGGTACAGCTCAAGTGGGAGCGAAGAGGTGAGAGCCCAAATCGCTGCTGGAGTTAGTATATTTTTGCTTCTTTTATCATGTCATTTTGGTTacctgtgttggtgtgtgtgtgtcatgtagaGTTAGCTCCGTTTCATAATACTTTGCTTTAAGTGTCaacattagttagctagctaacgttagcaggagCGACTTCATGAGATGTTCGTCAATAAAGCTAGCTAACAAAGGGGAAGGCTAATGTAATATTTGTCTGCATTGGAGCTCTATGGATAGTTAGACACCATTTACCACGAATAACTTACACCCACGCTAGCTAGCCAGGTATTTGTCTTAAATCAGTGTTTAGCTGGTTTATGCCTGTAATTGCTGCAGTGAGTAACGAACGTAGCTACATAAATGTTTCTATGAATTcaagagggggaggggctatGTCAGATACCTACTCTCTGATAGTTAACTAACTACCGTTTATGGTGATCATTTCACGTTCCTTTCAAAAACATGGTTTGCAGAGTGTCACCCAGGTCAGTTTTTGTCGCAGTCACTGAGTCAATTAATGTAACGCTTGATAATGTAACTAGCTTGTTGGAGAAGTCATTGGAGGGAAACCTATGATAACGAAACCCGGTAGTGGGTAAATTTTCCATGATGTGAGATGTTAACGTTACTTGACCTGCTATTGCAGTCCATTTTCTATTTCATTACAAGCAAGAGAGGACCACCAAGCATATTAGATGTTTCAATTTGACATATAAATGACCTAGGCCTACCTAATGATAAGTATTCATATGTTAATAATCTGACTTGGACCCTAGCTCCACATTCGCTGACAAAATGCCGCTGCCACAATATCGACTTTATTTGCATATTAGCAGGCATGTAGCAGATGTAGTTAGATGCCCAACCCCTCCCCAGTTCCCAGGCATGACTGGGTAAATTGCTGCTGGTTTCTTGGTAATGCCTCGCCATCCATGAACAAAACTGCATTACCTGGAGGAGAAGAGAATTTGAAAGATGTGCTTGGACTGTTTTATTTAATGATTAACTTAATTAGTTGATGTAATGGCTTGTCCAGTGCACTTGTGTTGGGTTGGTATAGTTTGGTGCTCAAGACTAGCACGATAATCAACTGGGCATCCCAATGATGGTAAACATTTGACATGGGAGACCTATTCCAAGAAGGCAGTAACCTATTACACTATACTTGgtaatttccatgtaaaaggacccacaAGCACCAATGTGAAGTTCGTAGGCGcatatcaaattgggtgtcaaatgaaagctgagAGTCTATTTTTGGTAAATGAAGGAACAGATGCATAAGAAAAACGTgtttataaaataaaaattgtcatTGATTTCTGGCAAAATAGATGGGATAGGGTCTTTAAAAATATCTACCAGGAAGTCAtaaaaggtattagaaatacatcaaaacacaatgttGAAGTAAATaccccctgccaactaatataaGCAATTAATATTTTGTTTAAGAGAAATTATTTGCCTTTAAGTTGAAGAAATGTTTCCTTGTGCCTTGTAATTCTTTTAACCAAAATCCCACGTCTTTAAGATATTttcacatttctctccctcacgTGGAGGGAGGATAacgaaagttcacagaagtaacaattaaatgtagacctaccaattagttcATGTTTTTACCGATAACCCATTTTTGTTTATCAATTAAGTAATTATTAATGGAATGACTGCAATTGTcaacaatgggaaatcatagtcACAAACCTCCGTTGaatcacctgctactgtcctcacTCCCATTGGCATACTGTTAGTGCACTCGGAAAGTAtccagccttattctgaaatggatgaaataaaaacattgttctcatcaatctacacacaatactccataatgacaaagcgaaaacaggttttttgaaattatagcaaatttataaaaaataaaaacagataccttatttacgtaagtattcaggtCCTTTACTCTGAGTCTCGAAATTGAgcgcaggtgcatcctgtttccattgatcatccttgagatgtttctacaacctgattggagtccacctgtggtaaattcaattgattgaacatgatttggaaaggtacacacctgtctatgtaaggtcccacagttagcagtgcttgtcagagcaaggaattgtccgtagagctcagagacaggattgtgtgtcaaggcaccaaaacatttatgcagcattgaaagtacccacgaacacagtggcctccatcattcttaaatggaagaagttcggagtccccaagactcttcttagagttggccgcctggccaaactgaacaatcaggggagaagggtcttggagAGGGAGgcaaccaagaacccgatggtcactctgattgACAgagctccaccaatcaggcctttatggtagtggccataTGGAAGCCAcaccttagtaaaaggcacatgacagcctgcttggagtttgccaaaaggcacctaaaaaacTTTCTGACCATgcaaaacaagattgaactctttggcccgaatgccaagagtcacgtctggaggaatcctgCACCATCTCTACAGGGAAGTTTgttggtggcagcagcatgcggtggggatgtttttctttcagcggcagggactggaagcctagtcaagatcgaggcaaagatgaacggagcaaagtacagagagatccttgatgaaagcctgctccggagcgatcaggacctcagactggggtgaaggttcaccttccaacaggacaaagaccctaagcacacacccaAGAAAGGGATAGGTGGATACCTAATCATTTGTTCAActaaatgccttcaactgaaatggtCTTCTGTATTTAACCATACCCCCCTTGGGCTGgcttaattgacatccacgtcttcggcgcccagggaacagtgtgttaactgtcttgctcaggggcagaacgacagatttttaccttgccagctcagAGATTCGttccagcaacctttcgattactgtcccaatgatctaaccactaggctagaaaACACagtagtggctttgggacaagtcactgaatgtccttgtgtgacCTAGCCAGATCcccgacttgaacccgatcgatcgaacatctctggagagacctgaaatatgcttcaacaaagtactgagtaaagggtctgaatatttatgtaaatgtaatatttcagtttattttttaatacatttgcaaaaatgtctaaacctgtttttgctttgtcattatggggtattgtgtgtagattgaaggggGGAGtggtacattttagaataagactgtaaaatattttttgttgttggaaaaagtaaaggAGTCTGGATTTTTTTGGTCGTTCtagaccagccttgatttggccCTAACAAAAACGTCCacgattggttcagatttggtccaatCACCAATCCTTGACGCCTGTGTTTCACAAGTTTGCACAGTACAGTGAAGCACAGCTGGGTACAGTAAAGACAATAAGAGTATAGTTCATTACGCGTTAATGCAGAATTCTGCGTTTTTCAAGCTAAGATAATGTATCTTGCTGCGTTTTGTAAGCAcagatctaaaatgcttcttatAGTAATTTCTGCTCAGCATCAGACACATTtgtttgtgcttcagttgcacttctccacttTTCTCGGTGTAGCCTACTTTTCTCCggtaaaatgcaagattaacttCAAGCAacacattaggaaatgtagctggctacgcTTTTTCTATGATGAACAATAGAAATATGTTGGCCATGCATCGTTTTTTCAAAAAAATACCTTGCTTTTTTCATTGTAAGCTAATTTACTTGTATGGCTGCAAGCCAAATAGTGTTGCACTTCTGTTGTTatctgatgaaaatgaagctaTTTTCTGCTGAATGTGTTGCACCAATGTATCTTCTGTGAAGGAGAACTATAGTTGCACACCCCTGATCACTCAattgaaacaaaaaaaaaacagtcttTCAACAAAACGCATGGGAGATGGTTTAAAACGCAGAATTTGATTTCTGAACTCTAACGCGACTCCCGGTACAGTAGGGTCTACTGTCCTGAGTAGGGATCTTAACAGTTAACCGTTAATTGGTTAGCAGCCGAAAATACATTTGACCGCTCATGCTTATCAGTCTATAGGTTAATTTTGCATAATTTAGGGGATTTAAATTGGCCGTGTGTATTTTCGTTGGCTGTCATGTATCTTATCTGTCACACACCACAGCATACAGATAATAGCCTATCACCTGTCAGAGAGCAGCTCCTCAAAAGATGGTACTGGAGTGAAATATGCTTTTATATATTACTTTTTATTTCT of the Oncorhynchus clarkii lewisi isolate Uvic-CL-2024 chromosome 3, UVic_Ocla_1.0, whole genome shotgun sequence genome contains:
- the LOC139405798 gene encoding gamma-secretase subunit PEN-2 yields the protein MNLERLPNEEKLTLCKKYYLGGFAFLPFLWLVNVVWFFKEAFVKPTYTEQLQIKTYVKRSGLGLLLWVAVLTTWITIFQHFRAEWGEVGDYLSFTIPLGIP